From Flavobacterium lipolyticum, one genomic window encodes:
- a CDS encoding LytR/AlgR family response regulator transcription factor — MFQSVIDQIFQSKQKPNFIITACVLLFVFTNVVLDYSFTLFQNSAFYISESLLFSSYWVLFLPLLIVVLKWIRKTENLTVRILVISAAILLHLFSYPILVWIISKAFYDHTFSYWQTFNFGLSAYFIKTVIIYGFSLMVFILWNRKSESLQLIEKIDEQRKGQNFIRSILISDPHNKKLLLEAAEILYFEANSPYINIYHSSKKYLHTQTLRALETQLDEKQFVRIHKSHIVNISKISSIQSRQNGDYDVTLCEDTILRVSRNYAKNFKSKFSEHNQLTLK; from the coding sequence ATGTTTCAGTCAGTAATAGATCAAATTTTTCAAAGCAAGCAAAAGCCAAATTTTATTATTACGGCTTGTGTACTGTTGTTTGTTTTTACAAACGTAGTATTGGATTATTCCTTTACCCTGTTTCAAAATAGTGCGTTCTACATTTCAGAATCGCTATTGTTCAGTTCCTACTGGGTATTATTTCTTCCTTTACTAATAGTTGTTTTAAAATGGATCAGAAAAACGGAAAACCTGACGGTAAGAATACTGGTAATAAGTGCAGCAATTCTTCTTCATTTGTTTTCTTATCCGATATTGGTCTGGATTATTTCAAAAGCATTCTACGATCACACCTTTTCTTATTGGCAGACTTTCAATTTTGGTTTGTCGGCTTATTTTATAAAAACGGTAATCATTTATGGATTTTCACTGATGGTCTTTATTTTATGGAATAGAAAAAGCGAGTCTTTACAATTAATAGAAAAGATCGATGAGCAAAGGAAAGGGCAAAATTTTATACGCTCTATTTTAATTTCTGATCCTCATAATAAAAAGCTGCTTCTGGAAGCAGCTGAAATTCTTTATTTTGAAGCAAATTCACCATACATCAACATTTATCATTCTTCTAAAAAATACCTGCATACTCAAACACTGAGAGCTTTGGAAACCCAATTGGATGAAAAACAATTTGTCCGTATTCATAAATCACATATTGTGAATATAAGCAAGATTTCATCTATACAGTCCCGCCAAAATGGGGACTATGATGTTACACTCTGTGAGGATACTATTTTAAGGGTCAGTCGCAATTATGCTAAAAATTTCAAATCAAAATTTTCAGAACACAATCAGCTTACCTTAAAATAA
- a CDS encoding alpha/beta fold hydrolase: MKKIILKFTKWALLICLAIFIVKGCIPTTPDVPHITPRATTQYWNLPTGSKIAYTHIAGKGEKKPYPIIYLHGGPGGYVYTKNIETLGKLSASGYDVYLYDQVGCGLSERLENVSEYTAVRHVNDLEAIVKLLGVEKVILVGQSWGGALAVLYSAEHLDKVDRIVFTCPGAIKPANEALEKIKAPDSLNLKEPYNPNSKILPIVLQPRYVSIGIWARFFGKKLANDKEADGYLTGMANVFTKGLVCDSTNVLKEEGGAGSYCNLNTSVSYGGLKDPRIKLKNNKIPVLVMKGQCDNIDWGYTKEYLDLFSNSTFKLIPSAGHQIFAEQPELYTKTIKDFLTQ; this comes from the coding sequence ATGAAAAAAATTATACTTAAATTTACAAAGTGGGCACTTCTAATTTGCCTCGCAATATTCATAGTTAAAGGATGCATTCCGACAACTCCTGATGTACCTCATATTACACCTCGCGCAACTACTCAATACTGGAATTTACCTACAGGTTCAAAAATTGCTTATACGCACATTGCAGGCAAAGGAGAAAAAAAACCATATCCAATTATTTACCTGCACGGTGGTCCCGGAGGATATGTCTATACCAAAAATATTGAAACATTAGGAAAGCTTTCTGCATCGGGCTATGATGTATATTTATACGACCAGGTAGGTTGCGGGCTTTCAGAAAGACTGGAAAACGTTAGCGAATATACAGCTGTACGCCATGTAAACGACCTTGAAGCAATTGTCAAATTATTAGGTGTTGAAAAAGTAATTCTGGTTGGACAATCCTGGGGTGGAGCATTAGCAGTATTATATTCCGCTGAGCATTTGGACAAAGTAGACAGAATTGTTTTTACTTGTCCCGGTGCGATTAAACCTGCAAATGAAGCGTTAGAAAAAATTAAAGCACCCGACAGCCTGAATTTAAAAGAACCATACAATCCAAATTCAAAAATACTTCCAATTGTGCTTCAACCAAGGTATGTATCTATAGGAATTTGGGCAAGATTTTTTGGAAAAAAACTGGCTAATGATAAAGAGGCTGATGGTTATCTTACCGGTATGGCTAATGTTTTTACGAAAGGTCTTGTTTGCGACTCAACAAACGTATTGAAAGAAGAAGGAGGTGCCGGTAGTTATTGTAATTTAAATACAAGTGTAAGTTATGGTGGTTTAAAGGATCCCAGAATAAAACTGAAAAACAACAAAATTCCTGTTTTGGTCATGAAAGGACAATGCGATAATATTGATTGGGGCTATACGAAAGAGTATCTTGACTTGTTTAGTAATAGCACGTTCAAATTAATTCCAAGTGCAGGGCATCAGATTTTTGCAGAACAACCCGAATTATATACCAAAACAATTAAAGATTTTTTAACCCAATAG
- a CDS encoding LytR/AlgR family response regulator transcription factor: MKIVIIEDEHLASTYLKTILEEQTILPISEITVLKSVKGAVAFFKANVVDLAFMDIHLGDGKSLDIFEQALVSCPVIFITAYDSYAVKVFKHFTIDYLLKPYEEEELLEALHKYKNIKETFNSNSVVESLVEIENQSNIQHHFLVSHRDKLISVNDTSIPFFFATGKHLFIHTNSGSSYLYNNNLKDLINKLDPALFFKINRKYIINRHSVQEIVKHSSQKIEILLNVTVPDTESIILSKKEINNFKNWLDS, from the coding sequence ATGAAAATAGTCATCATTGAAGATGAACATCTCGCCTCCACCTATCTCAAAACCATTCTGGAAGAGCAGACTATCCTTCCGATCAGTGAAATTACAGTACTGAAATCGGTAAAGGGTGCTGTTGCCTTTTTTAAAGCGAATGTCGTTGATCTGGCATTTATGGATATTCATTTGGGAGATGGTAAAAGCCTCGATATTTTCGAGCAGGCTCTCGTGTCATGCCCCGTTATTTTTATCACTGCTTATGACTCTTATGCGGTAAAAGTTTTCAAACATTTTACTATTGATTATCTTCTTAAACCTTACGAAGAGGAAGAATTACTCGAAGCTTTACACAAATACAAAAACATAAAAGAAACCTTTAACAGCAATTCAGTTGTTGAATCTTTGGTTGAAATTGAGAATCAAAGCAACATTCAGCATCATTTTTTGGTGAGCCACAGAGACAAACTAATTTCTGTTAATGACACTTCAATTCCCTTTTTCTTTGCTACCGGAAAACACCTGTTTATCCACACCAACTCCGGCAGTAGTTATCTGTACAATAATAATTTGAAAGACCTCATCAATAAACTCGATCCGGCTCTTTTCTTTAAAATCAACAGAAAATATATTATCAACCGTCATTCTGTTCAGGAAATTGTAAAACATTCGAGCCAGAAAATCGAAATATTACTGAATGTTACCGTTCCGGATACAGAATCTATTATTTTAAGTAAAAAGGAAATCAATAATTTTAAAAACTGGCTCGATTCCTAA
- a CDS encoding TonB-dependent receptor: MKKLILLILLSLGFEAVAQTNEFTLKGKVMDSKTKQSLPYVTVTLESSDQKKRTVSSDENGIYVFKSSPGNYQLKIELMSYKPFVVNAISLQKDLVLKDVLLEEEVNELNEVNVVAEKSAVELKMDKKVFNVGKDILSKGGTANDILNNVPSVNVDIAGAVSLRGNSGVTVLINGKPSMLTANNGLSQISAGNIEKVEVITNPSAAYEAQGSAGIINIILKKNSMQGFNGSLQAGIGNPANHSLNANVSYKTEKVNLFSNIGYRYIDVFASNRQFQRNTSNNVVTTLNQYDDIRRNNSIYNIYVGGDYYINAKNTLTGSYYRDRNNNNYKTAIGYQYANANHAIDSIINRYENYKEPKFYNALELNYVKTFDKKDKKWTTSLQYDFWHDDENQYIDQQKTMPYEPEVSNLYSRDIESSNDIFLKSDFVNPINENSKIEMGIRSDLRAIRSDYYTILDEVLQDQFTNKLKYDENLYSGYIQFGSKIKKFSYLAGLRAELSDIKIADSKNLFSNTKNYINLFPTVHLVYNLTEKTDLQLSYSKRINRPRFWQLNPFSGLSDLRNLTVGNPDLNPMFTNSFELTLLAKPGKFSINPSVYYQHTTDFFEYILQRTDENYFVRTPVNLDTEDRYGAEVSSTYSPTKWLRLSLDFNYYKFKQQGTYKEVVYDVEDETWLSGFRSVVKFPKIISGDFSFKYRGKNQGVQSVTEAQYSANIGLNKDFFNDKMSVTLNVNNLFNSQLTKQTVSTPLYYLESEFRSQGRYIRLTVVYRFNRKKNEADRLPDSE, from the coding sequence ATGAAAAAGCTCATCTTACTCATCCTCCTTTCTTTAGGCTTTGAAGCTGTGGCACAGACCAATGAATTTACGCTTAAAGGAAAAGTTATGGACTCCAAAACAAAACAATCGCTGCCCTATGTCACCGTCACGCTGGAATCGTCTGATCAGAAAAAGAGAACAGTTTCTTCTGATGAAAACGGGATTTATGTTTTCAAGAGTTCTCCTGGAAATTATCAGTTGAAAATCGAATTGATGTCCTACAAACCATTCGTCGTAAATGCAATTTCACTCCAGAAAGATTTAGTTTTAAAAGACGTTTTACTGGAAGAAGAAGTCAATGAACTAAATGAAGTGAATGTCGTAGCTGAAAAATCGGCCGTAGAACTAAAAATGGATAAAAAAGTATTCAACGTTGGAAAAGACATTCTCTCCAAAGGCGGAACAGCCAATGATATTTTGAATAATGTTCCTTCTGTGAATGTCGATATTGCCGGGGCAGTAAGTCTTAGAGGCAATAGCGGTGTTACGGTTTTAATTAATGGAAAACCATCCATGTTAACGGCCAATAACGGTTTATCTCAAATTTCGGCGGGGAATATTGAAAAGGTAGAAGTCATTACAAACCCCTCAGCGGCTTACGAAGCGCAGGGGAGTGCGGGAATTATAAATATCATATTAAAGAAAAATAGTATGCAGGGATTCAACGGCTCGCTGCAGGCAGGAATAGGGAATCCGGCAAATCATAGTCTGAATGCCAATGTGAGTTATAAAACCGAAAAAGTCAATTTGTTTTCCAATATAGGATACCGTTACATTGACGTTTTTGCTTCCAACAGACAGTTTCAGCGCAATACCAGCAACAACGTAGTAACCACGCTGAATCAATACGATGATATCCGAAGAAATAATAGCATCTACAATATTTACGTAGGAGGAGATTATTACATTAATGCCAAAAATACCTTAACAGGAAGTTACTATCGCGACAGAAACAATAACAATTATAAAACGGCAATTGGGTACCAGTATGCCAATGCCAATCATGCAATTGACAGTATCATCAATCGCTATGAAAATTATAAGGAACCTAAGTTTTACAATGCCTTAGAATTAAATTATGTAAAAACATTTGATAAAAAGGATAAAAAATGGACGACCAGCCTGCAATATGATTTTTGGCACGACGATGAAAATCAATACATCGATCAGCAAAAAACGATGCCTTATGAACCCGAAGTTTCTAATCTGTACAGCCGCGATATAGAAAGCAGTAACGATATCTTTCTAAAATCTGATTTTGTAAATCCGATAAACGAAAATTCTAAAATTGAGATGGGAATCAGAAGCGATTTACGCGCCATCAGAAGTGATTATTATACGATTTTGGATGAGGTGCTGCAGGATCAGTTTACCAATAAATTAAAATACGACGAGAACCTCTATAGTGGTTACATTCAGTTTGGGAGTAAAATTAAAAAGTTCAGTTATCTGGCAGGTTTGCGGGCAGAATTATCCGATATAAAAATTGCCGATTCTAAGAACTTGTTCAGCAACACTAAAAATTATATCAACCTGTTTCCAACTGTTCATTTAGTATACAATCTTACCGAAAAAACGGACTTACAGCTTAGCTACAGCAAACGGATCAATCGTCCGAGGTTTTGGCAGCTGAATCCTTTTTCCGGGCTTTCAGATTTGCGCAATCTTACCGTAGGAAACCCGGATTTGAATCCGATGTTTACGAATTCTTTTGAATTGACTTTACTGGCCAAACCCGGAAAATTCAGTATTAATCCGTCTGTATACTATCAGCACACTACCGATTTTTTCGAGTATATTCTACAGCGTACAGATGAAAATTATTTCGTGAGAACACCGGTAAATCTGGACACCGAAGATCGTTACGGAGCAGAAGTTTCTTCTACCTATAGTCCCACAAAATGGCTGAGACTGTCTTTGGATTTTAATTACTACAAATTCAAACAGCAGGGTACTTACAAAGAGGTGGTCTATGATGTGGAAGATGAAACCTGGTTGTCGGGCTTTCGTTCGGTTGTGAAGTTTCCAAAAATAATTTCAGGTGATTTTAGTTTTAAATACCGAGGTAAAAATCAGGGAGTTCAATCGGTTACTGAGGCACAATACTCGGCCAATATTGGTTTAAACAAGGACTTTTTTAACGATAAAATGTCGGTTACTTTAAACGTGAACAACCTTTTCAATTCGCAACTAACCAAACAAACGGTCAGTACACCCCTCTATTATTTAGAATCAGAGTTTCGTTCTCAGGGAAGATATATCAGATTGACTGTAGTTTACCGTTTCAACCGAAAAAAGAATGAAGCCGACAGGCTTCCGGATTCTGAATAA
- a CDS encoding sensor histidine kinase produces MSVFEKLINYSSAHRLPTHIMFWFCLYIMFLGKNNFDDPSFNLPYEMLGIAFDLFFSILFAYFLSYRILPRLMTPKNHSMVWLEFIVGSYLISAINRTMVIYVLEPIVRKPPFEQESVFEIFTDVSKLFRSYFIQSFFLSLFFVFVKQVKNLYLVQKKAILLEKQKAETELKVLKAQLNPHFLFNTLNNIYSLSLVNSPITSPSIAVLSEILDCILYRCSGTYVPVSQEIALLNNYIALEKLRYDERLSVIFNTEVDHNNVIAPLILLSLVENAFKHGAGEDTDSPVIVIDLKLKNSHFSFTVKNTIGKSETESENGKIGLNNIIQQLDKIYPENYTFEVTKNDTHFTAHLEIKLQNDSNQA; encoded by the coding sequence ATGTCAGTATTCGAAAAACTCATCAACTATTCCTCAGCACACAGGCTTCCAACACACATTATGTTTTGGTTTTGCCTGTATATCATGTTCCTTGGTAAAAACAATTTTGATGACCCTTCTTTTAATCTTCCATATGAAATGCTGGGAATTGCATTCGATCTGTTTTTCTCTATCCTGTTTGCCTATTTCCTTTCCTATCGCATTCTTCCGCGCTTAATGACGCCCAAAAATCATAGTATGGTCTGGCTTGAATTTATAGTGGGCTCTTATCTTATCTCGGCTATTAACCGAACCATGGTCATTTATGTACTGGAACCTATTGTACGTAAACCTCCTTTTGAACAGGAATCTGTTTTTGAAATCTTTACAGATGTTTCAAAACTGTTTCGATCGTATTTTATACAATCCTTTTTTCTTTCTTTATTTTTTGTTTTTGTAAAACAGGTTAAAAACCTCTATTTAGTTCAGAAAAAAGCAATATTACTGGAAAAACAAAAGGCAGAAACAGAGCTAAAAGTGCTAAAAGCTCAATTGAACCCTCATTTTTTGTTCAATACGCTCAACAATATTTATTCGCTTTCCCTTGTTAATTCACCAATTACCTCACCATCAATTGCCGTTTTGTCTGAAATATTAGATTGTATTTTGTATCGCTGCAGCGGCACTTATGTACCTGTTTCGCAAGAAATTGCATTGCTGAACAATTATATTGCACTTGAAAAATTGCGATATGATGAAAGGCTTAGTGTCATTTTTAATACCGAAGTCGACCATAATAATGTTATTGCGCCTTTAATTTTACTTTCATTAGTCGAAAATGCTTTTAAACATGGCGCCGGAGAAGATACAGATTCCCCCGTTATAGTTATTGATTTAAAACTAAAGAACAGTCATTTTAGCTTTACGGTTAAAAACACTATTGGGAAGAGTGAAACTGAATCTGAAAACGGTAAAATTGGACTGAACAATATCATACAACAATTGGACAAAATTTATCCGGAAAACTATACTTTTGAGGTTACCAAAAACGATACTCATTTTACAGCCCATTTAGAAATTAAGCTGCAAAACGATTCCAACCAAGCTTAG
- a CDS encoding LytR/AlgR family response regulator transcription factor codes for MKIRCLLVDDEPLAINLLQNHISKLDYFEIVGTCPNALKAAEVLRTMAVDLMFLDIKMPQITGIDFLKTLKNPPAIIFTTAYREYALESYEHDIVDYLLKPITFDRFFKATDRYLRISGPSNTKIITPPLESFIYIRSGTKFHKINTDSVLFIESVKDYIVVHQKEGIKLTSKYKIGDIEAELQGKDFLRVHRSFIINLKNITAFTAYDVEIGSIEIPIGASYKEYVFKILKGS; via the coding sequence ATGAAAATAAGATGTTTATTAGTCGATGATGAGCCTTTGGCCATAAACCTGCTGCAAAATCACATCAGTAAGCTGGATTATTTTGAGATTGTAGGAACCTGTCCGAATGCCTTAAAAGCTGCCGAAGTATTAAGAACTATGGCTGTTGACCTGATGTTTCTGGACATTAAAATGCCTCAGATCACGGGAATTGATTTTTTAAAAACATTAAAAAACCCTCCGGCTATTATTTTCACAACGGCTTATCGTGAATATGCTTTGGAAAGCTACGAACATGATATTGTAGATTATTTACTCAAACCCATTACTTTTGATCGCTTTTTTAAAGCCACTGATCGTTATTTACGCATCAGTGGCCCAAGCAATACAAAAATTATAACGCCGCCTCTTGAGAGTTTTATTTACATCAGAAGCGGTACTAAATTCCACAAAATCAATACAGACAGTGTTTTGTTTATTGAAAGTGTGAAAGACTACATTGTGGTTCATCAGAAGGAAGGCATAAAACTAACCTCTAAATACAAAATCGGCGATATTGAAGCGGAACTTCAGGGAAAAGATTTTCTTCGGGTACACCGTTCTTTTATCATCAATTTAAAAAACATTACTGCCTTTACCGCTTATGATGTTGAAATTGGCTCCATAGAAATTCCTATCGGGGCAAGCTACAAAGAATACGTTTTTAAGATATTAAAAGGTTCATAA
- a CDS encoding zinc-binding alcohol dehydrogenase family protein: protein MKAIGFKTSLPIAEEESFIAFETPKPVPGERDLLVKISAVSVNPVDFKIRQNSTKDTVLETPKIIGWDAVGIVEAVGEKVTLFKVGDEVFYAGDITKQGSNAEYQSIDERIVGRKPKSLSLEESAVMPLTGLTAWEILFDRIRINPEKDKGKSILIIGGAGGVGSIAIQLAKKVAGLTVIATASRPETIAWCKEQGADYVVDHRNLIATVQHAGFQQVDFILDFVDTNSYWDTMVELIKPQGHIASITGSSDPVALNKLKNKSASFSWELMYTRSMYETDDMQEQHVILNRLADLLDQGILKSTLNVTLTGLTVANFKKAHELLESGKTIGKIAIKF from the coding sequence ATGAAAGCCATAGGATTTAAAACATCGTTGCCAATTGCTGAAGAGGAGAGTTTTATAGCATTTGAAACTCCAAAACCAGTTCCCGGAGAACGTGATTTGTTAGTAAAAATAAGTGCAGTATCGGTTAATCCCGTTGATTTTAAAATTCGTCAGAATAGTACAAAAGATACCGTTTTAGAAACTCCGAAGATTATAGGCTGGGATGCTGTGGGTATTGTGGAGGCAGTAGGAGAGAAGGTGACTTTGTTTAAGGTAGGTGATGAAGTGTTTTATGCCGGAGATATTACCAAACAAGGCAGCAATGCCGAGTACCAAAGTATTGACGAACGAATTGTAGGCAGAAAACCAAAGTCCTTAAGCCTTGAAGAATCGGCAGTCATGCCTTTAACTGGTTTAACGGCCTGGGAAATTCTCTTTGACCGTATCCGAATCAATCCTGAAAAAGATAAGGGTAAGTCGATTTTGATTATTGGAGGAGCAGGAGGAGTAGGTTCGATCGCTATTCAATTGGCCAAAAAAGTAGCGGGTCTCACAGTTATTGCAACCGCATCCCGCCCAGAAACTATAGCCTGGTGCAAAGAGCAGGGAGCCGATTATGTAGTCGATCACCGAAATTTAATTGCTACGGTTCAGCATGCCGGGTTTCAACAGGTCGATTTTATTTTAGATTTTGTAGATACGAATTCGTATTGGGATACTATGGTCGAATTGATTAAACCGCAAGGACATATAGCTTCTATTACCGGAAGCAGTGATCCCGTGGCTTTGAACAAATTGAAAAATAAAAGTGCCTCCTTCTCGTGGGAGCTTATGTACACACGATCGATGTATGAAACCGATGATATGCAGGAACAGCACGTTATTTTGAATAGACTGGCAGATCTTTTAGATCAGGGTATTTTAAAATCAACGCTAAATGTAACGCTAACAGGTTTAACAGTAGCGAATTTCAAAAAAGCACATGAACTATTAGAGTCAGGGAAGACTATAGGAAAAATTGCTATTAAGTTCTAA
- a CDS encoding NAD(P)H-binding protein, producing the protein MKITISGSLGNIGKPLTQKLIASGHEVTVISSSADRVKMIEAAGAKAAIGSVSDAAFLQSAFEGADAVFAMTPPNMGGVNIVTNTTDAGKALAKAIAAAGVKRVVMLSSIGADLPGGNGPIAGLHNIEKLYESLENVSVTYLRAGFFYTNLYHDVPMIKGAGIIGANYPSNTTIPFVHPEDIATAVSEELLKTITGKNIRYIVSDVRTPDEVAKTLGSAIGKPDLPWIEFTDVQSLDGMKQAGLPEEIAELYTEMGSGFRNGKIAAHFLGDYSAVEGRTKLEDFAKEFAAKF; encoded by the coding sequence ATGAAAATTACAATTTCAGGTTCATTAGGAAACATAGGTAAGCCATTGACCCAAAAACTTATTGCCTCGGGACATGAGGTAACAGTAATCAGCAGCAGTGCAGACCGGGTAAAGATGATTGAAGCAGCTGGAGCCAAAGCAGCGATAGGTTCTGTAAGTGATGCCGCTTTTTTGCAAAGCGCATTTGAAGGGGCTGATGCTGTATTTGCAATGACTCCGCCTAATATGGGAGGAGTTAATATCGTTACCAATACTACGGACGCCGGTAAAGCACTTGCAAAAGCCATAGCAGCTGCCGGAGTAAAACGTGTGGTAATGCTGAGCAGCATTGGTGCAGATTTACCGGGAGGAAATGGTCCAATTGCCGGACTTCATAATATCGAGAAATTATATGAGTCATTAGAGAACGTATCAGTTACGTATCTTCGTGCGGGTTTTTTCTACACGAATTTGTATCATGATGTTCCAATGATTAAGGGAGCAGGAATTATTGGAGCAAATTATCCTTCTAACACTACAATTCCTTTTGTACATCCTGAAGATATTGCCACAGCAGTGTCTGAAGAATTACTAAAAACGATAACGGGAAAGAACATTCGTTATATTGTAAGTGATGTGCGAACTCCGGATGAAGTAGCCAAAACTTTAGGCTCAGCCATTGGAAAACCGGATTTACCATGGATAGAATTTACCGATGTACAATCTCTTGACGGAATGAAACAAGCGGGACTACCGGAAGAAATTGCTGAATTGTATACCGAAATGGGATCAGGTTTTAGAAACGGTAAAATTGCAGCACATTTTTTAGGCGATTATAGTGCTGTTGAAGGACGAACTAAACTGGAAGATTTTGCAAAAGAATTTGCCGCTAAATTTTAA
- a CDS encoding winged helix-turn-helix transcriptional regulator, with the protein MTAIKESSTIQENKQYALDQCPVTYVMGKIGGYWKPIIIYHLSGGSKRYSELKRAIPAVTEKMLIQHLKQLEADHLVIREAKPVVPPFVTYSLSPSGKGLMPVIEAMATWAFKDKEDGFKNS; encoded by the coding sequence ATGACCGCAATCAAAGAATCATCGACTATTCAGGAAAATAAGCAATATGCTTTAGACCAATGCCCTGTAACTTATGTTATGGGAAAAATTGGAGGCTATTGGAAACCCATTATCATTTACCATCTTTCAGGCGGGAGCAAACGTTACAGCGAACTAAAAAGGGCTATCCCTGCAGTTACCGAAAAGATGCTGATACAACATTTAAAACAGCTCGAAGCCGACCATCTTGTCATTAGAGAAGCTAAACCGGTTGTACCTCCTTTTGTGACCTATAGCTTAAGTCCTTCGGGAAAAGGTTTAATGCCTGTTATCGAAGCTATGGCGACATGGGCCTTCAAGGATAAGGAAGATGGATTTAAGAATTCTTAA
- a CDS encoding DoxX family protein codes for MRKIGATQAGFVLRIVLGITMLSAVADRFGLWGAPGAPGVAWGNWDNFIVYTQTLNSFASRSLAEVLGALATFFEILFGLFLIIGFKTRYIALGTAGLMLLFAFSMAVSVSVKAPFDYSVLTSAAAALLLSSLDKTYLALDNQSL; via the coding sequence ATGAGAAAAATTGGTGCAACACAAGCAGGTTTCGTTTTAAGAATTGTTTTAGGAATTACGATGCTCTCTGCAGTTGCCGACCGTTTTGGTCTTTGGGGCGCTCCCGGTGCTCCCGGAGTAGCGTGGGGAAACTGGGACAATTTTATTGTTTACACCCAGACCTTAAACTCCTTTGCGAGTAGATCCCTAGCAGAAGTATTGGGTGCTTTGGCTACTTTTTTCGAGATTTTGTTTGGTTTGTTTCTCATCATAGGATTTAAAACCCGTTACATTGCTTTGGGAACCGCAGGTTTAATGCTTCTTTTTGCCTTCTCCATGGCGGTTTCTGTCTCTGTAAAAGCTCCTTTTGATTATTCGGTTCTAACAAGTGCTGCGGCAGCCTTATTGCTTTCTTCTTTGGACAAAACGTATCTTGCTTTAGACAATCAATCCCTATAA
- a CDS encoding sulfite exporter TauE/SafE family protein: MTVLTFTLIMILGAFLAGFIGSLSGLGGGIIIIPLLTVVLGVDIHYAIGAALVSVIATSSGSAAAYVREGITNMRLGIFLEIATTIGAVCGALLSTIAPTSFIAVLFGLTLIFSAINSLRKKEEHIVLESSPLAKKLKLEGTYPAHDGKVIHYGTKNVIGGFSMMGIAGMMSGLLGIGSGAFKVIAMDNIMRVPFKVSTTTSNFMMGVTAMASSVIYIQKGYIEPGICMPVVVGVLFGAMAGAKVLVKTNPKKLRIFFACLIFVLAVNMIYNGINGKI; encoded by the coding sequence ATGACAGTACTTACGTTTACCCTGATTATGATTCTTGGTGCTTTTTTAGCAGGTTTTATTGGCTCATTATCAGGTTTAGGTGGCGGGATTATCATAATTCCACTTTTAACAGTCGTTCTTGGCGTTGACATTCATTATGCAATTGGTGCGGCTCTGGTTTCTGTAATTGCAACTTCTTCAGGTTCAGCCGCAGCGTATGTGAGAGAAGGAATCACCAACATGCGATTGGGTATTTTTCTGGAAATTGCCACTACAATAGGTGCTGTTTGCGGAGCCCTGCTTTCAACTATCGCTCCTACTTCGTTTATTGCCGTTTTATTTGGGCTAACTTTAATTTTCTCGGCTATCAATTCGCTTCGTAAAAAAGAAGAACATATTGTATTAGAATCTAGTCCTTTGGCTAAAAAACTAAAATTAGAAGGCACTTATCCCGCACACGATGGCAAAGTTATTCATTACGGAACTAAAAATGTTATAGGAGGTTTTAGTATGATGGGAATTGCCGGAATGATGTCCGGTTTATTAGGAATTGGTTCCGGAGCTTTTAAAGTAATCGCCATGGACAATATTATGAGAGTTCCGTTTAAAGTTTCTACTACCACCAGTAATTTTATGATGGGAGTTACGGCAATGGCAAGTTCTGTCATTTACATTCAGAAAGGATACATCGAACCTGGAATCTGTATGCCTGTAGTGGTTGGTGTACTTTTTGGAGCGATGGCAGGAGCTAAAGTTCTCGTGAAAACAAATCCTAAGAAACTTAGAATATTCTTTGCCTGCCTCATCTTTGTATTGGCAGTAAATATGATCTATAACGGAATTAATGGAAAAATCTAA